One window of Elaeis guineensis isolate ETL-2024a chromosome 11, EG11, whole genome shotgun sequence genomic DNA carries:
- the LOC105054152 gene encoding cell division control protein 2 homolog A isoform X1, with the protein MCFLPSTALLLLECDVFSDNEEFWSQYEKVEKIGEGTYGVVYKARDRLTNETIALKKIRLEQEDEGVPSTAIREISLLKEMQHNNVVRLQDVVHSEKRIYLVFEYLDLDLKKHMDSCPEFAKDPRLVKKYLHQILCGIAYCHSHRVLHRDLKPQNLLIDRRTNALKLADFGLARAFGIPVRTFTHEVVTLWYRAPEILLGSRHYSTPVDVWSVGCIFAEMVNQKPLFPGDSEIDELFKIFRVLGTPNEETWPGVTSLPDFKSAFPKWPPKDLATVAPNLEPAGIDLLSKMLRLEPSKRITARKALEHEYFKDLGLVP; encoded by the exons ATGTGCTTTCTTCCTTCTACAGCTCTTCTCCTACTAGAATGTGATGTTTTCAGTGATAATGAGGAATTTTGGTCTCAGTACGAGAAGGTGGAGAAGATTGGGGAAGGGACCTACGGAGTGGTGTACAAGGCTCGAGACCGTCTCACCAATGAGACGATAGCTCTGAAAAAGATTCGCCTGGAGCAAGAAGACGAGGGAGTTCCCAGCACAGCCATAAGAGAGATCTCGCTCTTGAAGGAAATGCAGCACAACAACGTAGTCAG GTTGCAAGATGTAGTTCACAGTGAGAAACGGATTTACTTAGTTTTTGAGTATCTGGACTTGGACCTGAAGAAACACATGGATTCCTGTCCAGAGTTTGCTAAAGATCCTCGTCTAGTTAAA AAATATCTCCATCAGATACTCTGTGGCATTGCCTACTGTCATTCTCATAGGGTTCTTCACCGGGATCTGAAACCACAGAATTTGTTGATAGATCGCCGTACAAATGCTTTGAAGCTTGCAGACTTTGGGCTAGCAAGGGCTTTTGGCATTCCTGTCCGGACATTTACTCATGAG GTAGTGACACTCTGGTACAGAGCACCAGAAATCCTACTTGGATCCCGGCATTACTCCACACCTGTTGATGTGTGGTCGGTCGGCTGTATTTTTGCTGAAATGGTGAATCAGAAGCCATTATTCCCAGGAGATTCTGAGAttgatgaattgtttaaaatattcAG agTACTTGGTACCCCAAATGAAGAAACTTGGCCAGGGGTCACTTCCCTGCCTGACTTCAAGTCTGCTTTCCCCAAGTGGCCTCCTAAG GATCTGGCAACAGTGGCCCCAAATCTTGAACCTGCTGGAATTGATCTTCTCTCT AAAATGCTTCGCCTGGAACCAAGTAAAAGGATCACAGCTCGGAAAGCTCTGGAGCATGAGTACTTCAAGGATCTTGGATTGGTACCATGA
- the LOC105054152 gene encoding cell division control protein 2 homolog A isoform X3, translating to MQHNNVVRLQDVVHSEKRIYLVFEYLDLDLKKHMDSCPEFAKDPRLVKKYLHQILCGIAYCHSHRVLHRDLKPQNLLIDRRTNALKLADFGLARAFGIPVRTFTHEVVTLWYRAPEILLGSRHYSTPVDVWSVGCIFAEMVNQKPLFPGDSEIDELFKIFRVLGTPNEETWPGVTSLPDFKSAFPKWPPKDLATVAPNLEPAGIDLLSKMLRLEPSKRITARKALEHEYFKDLGLVP from the exons ATGCAGCACAACAACGTAGTCAG GTTGCAAGATGTAGTTCACAGTGAGAAACGGATTTACTTAGTTTTTGAGTATCTGGACTTGGACCTGAAGAAACACATGGATTCCTGTCCAGAGTTTGCTAAAGATCCTCGTCTAGTTAAA AAATATCTCCATCAGATACTCTGTGGCATTGCCTACTGTCATTCTCATAGGGTTCTTCACCGGGATCTGAAACCACAGAATTTGTTGATAGATCGCCGTACAAATGCTTTGAAGCTTGCAGACTTTGGGCTAGCAAGGGCTTTTGGCATTCCTGTCCGGACATTTACTCATGAG GTAGTGACACTCTGGTACAGAGCACCAGAAATCCTACTTGGATCCCGGCATTACTCCACACCTGTTGATGTGTGGTCGGTCGGCTGTATTTTTGCTGAAATGGTGAATCAGAAGCCATTATTCCCAGGAGATTCTGAGAttgatgaattgtttaaaatattcAG agTACTTGGTACCCCAAATGAAGAAACTTGGCCAGGGGTCACTTCCCTGCCTGACTTCAAGTCTGCTTTCCCCAAGTGGCCTCCTAAG GATCTGGCAACAGTGGCCCCAAATCTTGAACCTGCTGGAATTGATCTTCTCTCT AAAATGCTTCGCCTGGAACCAAGTAAAAGGATCACAGCTCGGAAAGCTCTGGAGCATGAGTACTTCAAGGATCTTGGATTGGTACCATGA
- the LOC105054152 gene encoding cell division control protein 2 homolog A isoform X2 produces MDQYEKVEKIGEGTYGVVYKARDRLTNETIALKKIRLEQEDEGVPSTAIREISLLKEMQHNNVVRLQDVVHSEKRIYLVFEYLDLDLKKHMDSCPEFAKDPRLVKKYLHQILCGIAYCHSHRVLHRDLKPQNLLIDRRTNALKLADFGLARAFGIPVRTFTHEVVTLWYRAPEILLGSRHYSTPVDVWSVGCIFAEMVNQKPLFPGDSEIDELFKIFRVLGTPNEETWPGVTSLPDFKSAFPKWPPKDLATVAPNLEPAGIDLLSKMLRLEPSKRITARKALEHEYFKDLGLVP; encoded by the exons ATGGACCAG TACGAGAAGGTGGAGAAGATTGGGGAAGGGACCTACGGAGTGGTGTACAAGGCTCGAGACCGTCTCACCAATGAGACGATAGCTCTGAAAAAGATTCGCCTGGAGCAAGAAGACGAGGGAGTTCCCAGCACAGCCATAAGAGAGATCTCGCTCTTGAAGGAAATGCAGCACAACAACGTAGTCAG GTTGCAAGATGTAGTTCACAGTGAGAAACGGATTTACTTAGTTTTTGAGTATCTGGACTTGGACCTGAAGAAACACATGGATTCCTGTCCAGAGTTTGCTAAAGATCCTCGTCTAGTTAAA AAATATCTCCATCAGATACTCTGTGGCATTGCCTACTGTCATTCTCATAGGGTTCTTCACCGGGATCTGAAACCACAGAATTTGTTGATAGATCGCCGTACAAATGCTTTGAAGCTTGCAGACTTTGGGCTAGCAAGGGCTTTTGGCATTCCTGTCCGGACATTTACTCATGAG GTAGTGACACTCTGGTACAGAGCACCAGAAATCCTACTTGGATCCCGGCATTACTCCACACCTGTTGATGTGTGGTCGGTCGGCTGTATTTTTGCTGAAATGGTGAATCAGAAGCCATTATTCCCAGGAGATTCTGAGAttgatgaattgtttaaaatattcAG agTACTTGGTACCCCAAATGAAGAAACTTGGCCAGGGGTCACTTCCCTGCCTGACTTCAAGTCTGCTTTCCCCAAGTGGCCTCCTAAG GATCTGGCAACAGTGGCCCCAAATCTTGAACCTGCTGGAATTGATCTTCTCTCT AAAATGCTTCGCCTGGAACCAAGTAAAAGGATCACAGCTCGGAAAGCTCTGGAGCATGAGTACTTCAAGGATCTTGGATTGGTACCATGA